CCGCCGGCAGCAGCAGCACAATATGAGGGGGGAGGCGCGAGGCCTTCATCGTTGTCTCCTGTCAGGGGAAGCGGGCCGCGCGGACGCGGCCCGTGGCAGGGATTACGCCGGGCGGCTCAAAGCTCGCCCGCGTCTTCGAGCACGTAGGTCGCCTCTTCGGCGGCCGTGTCGAGCGCGTCTTGCGCGCTCTTGTCGCCAAGGATCGCGGCCTGCAGCTCGGGGTAGAGCACGTTGGTGATCTCGATCCAGCTGGGCGTTTTCGGCACCGCAAAAGCGGTCTCGGCACCGGTCTGGAAGGCCTGCAGCACTTCAGTGCGATAGGCGTCGCCTTCGGCTTCGGCGATCACATGCTCCCAGACCGACGTGCGCGAGGGCAGGGGCCCAGCGGCGCTTTCCAGCTTCTGGCTGTCTTCGTTGGTCAGGAACCAGACCAGCGACGCGGCGGCCTCGGGGCTCTCGCAGTCTTGCGTCACCGAGAAGCCGTGGAAGCCCGACCATCCCGAGCGAATGCCCGCCGAGCCCTTGGGCGGCGGTGCGACGCCAACGTTGCCCGCCACTTTCGAGGCTTCGGGATCGTTGAAGAACCCGGCCCAGCCCGGCCAATCGAGGTTCAGCGCGACGGTGCCCGAGGCAAAGCCCTGACCCAGATCGTCCCACAGGTAGTTCGGCACGCCCGCAGGCACGGCCTTGGCTGCATAGAGGTCGATGAACCAGTTCAGCGCTTCGACGCCCGCCTCAGAGTTGAACGCAGGCGCGCCATCGGCGTCGAGGAATTCGCCGCCATTGGCCACGAGGATCTCGTAGAAGCGCCCGGCGATGGCCTCTTCCTTGCCCGCATATTGAGTGCCGTAGAAATTCGGCGCGTCAGCAAAGAATTTCGCCTGATCGGCGACCTGCTCCCAGGTCTCCGGCACCGCGAGCGGATAGCCGTATTCCGCCTCGAAGGCCTCGGCCTTGGCGGTGTCTTCGTAAAGGCTCTTTTGGTAATAAAGCGCCGAGACGTCGAACTGCGCGCGCGGCAGCATCACCAGCTTGCCGTCCAGCGTGGCGGCCTCGATGTTGCCCGCCACGAAATCGGCCAGCGCTTCGTCGGGCAGATACTCGCGCAGGTCGACATAGATGCCGGGGTATTGCGGGGCAAAGGACGAATGGTTCGAGCCGACGCACCAGCCCAGCTGGCCGGTGGCGATGTCGGATTTGATCTCCCGATCAAGCTCGAAGTGGTTCTTCTTCGAGATCACCTCGACCTTGGCGCCCGTTGCCTGCTCCCATTCGGCGATGCGCGCATAAAGCGGCTCATACTGCTGGCCGCCGATCAGCTTGGCCTCGATGGTGACGCCCTCAAAACTGCCGGGCAGATCCTGCGCGGCGGCCGCGCTGGCAAGCGCCAGCACCGCCGCGGAGGCGGTGGTCAGATATTTCATGGTTCTCCTCCCTGAAAATCCGCGAGACAAAATTTGCTCACTTATGGATAATCTATTTATATGCAAATACCGACCGTGCCCGCCTGTCAAGGTTTTCCGCTGGATGTGCAGAGGGTATTCTTATATGAATGACGAAATTCACAGAGAGCAGAATGACCGACACCGCTGACCGTTACCGCGCGCCGGCCCTCGACAAGGGGCTCGATATTCTCGAGTTGCTGGCGGGGATCGAAGGCGGGCTCACCCAGTCCGAGATCGCCAAGGCGCTCGGACGGTCCCCCAATGAATTCTACCGCATGCTCGAACGCCTCGCGCGGCGCGGCTATGTCGCGCGGGTCGAGGGGGACCGCTATGCGCTGACGCTGAAGATGTTCGGCATGGCGCAGTTTCATGCCCCGACGCGTCGGCTGGCCTCGCTGGCCACGCCGCTGCTGCGCGATCTGTCCGAGCGTACCCGGCAGGCGAACCAACTGGTTGTCTTCGACCGGGGCAATGCCGTGGTCATCGCCCAGCAGGAGGCGCCGGGCTACTGGGGCATCTCGATCCGCGTCGGCAGCCACATCAACCTGTTCGACACCGGCTCGGGCAACGTGCTGCTGGCCTTCGCCAGTCCCGAGCGGCGGCAGATGATGGTGGCCGAAAACCGTGACACCGGCGCCCCGGCGCGCGACATCCCGCCCGAGCTCGAGTCGCGCTTCGAGATGGTGCGCGCGCGCGGCTATGAGGTGAAACCCTCGGCGCAGACCGTCGGGGTGACCAACCTGTCCGCGCCCGTGCTTGCGCCGGGCGGCGAGGCGATTGCTGCCGTGACCATCCCCTATCTGCCGCTGGTGGATAGCGAAGGCGCGCCCAGCCCGGAAGAGGCGACCGAGGCGTTGCTGGAAACCACCGCCGCGCTTTCGCGCTTCGCTGGCAATGGGGCTGAGGGGGAGACATTCGCATCTGAATGATTCATTCTTGAGTGAATGCATCACTCAGGGAGGACTTCATGTCGGACGATGCGATCCTGGACAGCCATCTGCATCTCGTGAACCGAGCGCGGCTGGAGTACCCGTGGTTGTCGGGCGCTCCGCCGCTCGACCGAGACTGGCCGCTCGAGACCTATGCGCAGGAGGCGCGGCGCCTCGGCATCACCGGCGCGCTGCACATGGAGGTGGATGTCGCCGACGCGCAGATCGAGGCCGAGACGCAGTGGCTCGAGGAGGTGGCGCAGGAGGGGGTCTTTCCGCTCAAGGGGGTGATCGCCGCCTGCCGCCCCGAGGCAGAGGATTTTCCGGAGTTCCTCGACCGCGCGGCGTCCCGGTCGCTGGTGGTGGGGTTCCGCCGTCCGCTGCATGTGGTGCCTGACGCGCTGTCGCAGACCGAGACCTTCCGCGCGAACCTGCGCCTGCTGGCAGACAAGGACCTTCCGTTCGATCTCTGCGTCTTGGCACGTCAGTTGCCGCTCGCCATCGACCTGGTGGACGCCGCGCCGAATGTGCGCTTCGTGCTCGACCATTGCGGCGTTCCGGATATCGCCGGGGGTGGCTGGGAGCCATGGGCGGAGGCGCTCGCCGATCTCGCGCGGCGTCCGAACGTCAGCGCCAAGATCTCGGGCGTGATCGCCTATGGCGGCGAGGACTGGACGCTGGACGAGTTGCGCCGCTGGGTCGACCACACCGCCCAGAGCTTTGGGCCGGAGCGCATCTGCTGGGGCGGGGACTGGCCGGTCTGCACCTTGGGCGGCGGGCTCTCCACTTGGGTGGCGGCCACTAGGGCGATCGTCTCCGGGTGGAGCGGGGATGAACGCGCCGCGCTCTACAAGGGCAACGCGGCGCGCATCTGGAAGCTCTGAACGGGCTCAGAAGGTCTCGGCGAAAAGCTGGTCGAGGTCGTCCATGGCGGCCTCGAATGCCCCGTCCTTCAGCGCCGCGTTGAGGCGCTCGGAGGCCGCCTGCTGGAACGGCATGTAGCCGTCGTGGCGGGGCCGCATCCACGCCGCATCCAGCGTTGCCAGCGTGCCCGAGTAGAAACTGCCCGCGCCCGCATCAACCTCGGCCGAAGTCCATGCGTCGCGGTGCCCGGCTTGACCGCCCGCGCTGGCCCAAAGCCCCGCCTGCGCCTCGGGTCCCGCGGCATGGCGTGCGAAAGCAATGGCCGCCTCGGGGTGCTGGCCAAAGGCTGAGACGGCCAGCCCGGTGCCGCCGAGCGCGCTGCCCTTGGGTCCGGCGCCGGGCGCGGCCTCGGGGATGTCGTGGAAAGTTACACGGTGCGGCTTGGCGCCCGGCAGCGCGTAGCTGATGTAGCCGTAGATCAGCGGCGCGCAGGCGATGCGGTCGCTTTGCGCCATATGCGCCAGCACTTCGATCGGGTCCATCTCATAGCAGGCCGGATCCACCCGCTGCGCCAGATCCCGCAGCAGCGCCAGCGCGTCCCGCCCTCCGGCGCGATCCACGAAAGGCGCGTCCCGCGTGACGCGGCACGGATGCCCGAGGTTGGCGCAGAGCGTATAGAAACTCATCAGCACATGCGGCGGG
This portion of the Salipiger sp. CCB-MM3 genome encodes:
- a CDS encoding ABC transporter substrate-binding protein, which produces MKYLTTASAAVLALASAAAAQDLPGSFEGVTIEAKLIGGQQYEPLYARIAEWEQATGAKVEVISKKNHFELDREIKSDIATGQLGWCVGSNHSSFAPQYPGIYVDLREYLPDEALADFVAGNIEAATLDGKLVMLPRAQFDVSALYYQKSLYEDTAKAEAFEAEYGYPLAVPETWEQVADQAKFFADAPNFYGTQYAGKEEAIAGRFYEILVANGGEFLDADGAPAFNSEAGVEALNWFIDLYAAKAVPAGVPNYLWDDLGQGFASGTVALNLDWPGWAGFFNDPEASKVAGNVGVAPPPKGSAGIRSGWSGFHGFSVTQDCESPEAAASLVWFLTNEDSQKLESAAGPLPSRTSVWEHVIAEAEGDAYRTEVLQAFQTGAETAFAVPKTPSWIEITNVLYPELQAAILGDKSAQDALDTAAEEATYVLEDAGEL
- a CDS encoding IclR family transcriptional regulator — protein: MTDTADRYRAPALDKGLDILELLAGIEGGLTQSEIAKALGRSPNEFYRMLERLARRGYVARVEGDRYALTLKMFGMAQFHAPTRRLASLATPLLRDLSERTRQANQLVVFDRGNAVVIAQQEAPGYWGISIRVGSHINLFDTGSGNVLLAFASPERRQMMVAENRDTGAPARDIPPELESRFEMVRARGYEVKPSAQTVGVTNLSAPVLAPGGEAIAAVTIPYLPLVDSEGAPSPEEATEALLETTAALSRFAGNGAEGETFASE
- a CDS encoding amidohydrolase family protein; the protein is MSDDAILDSHLHLVNRARLEYPWLSGAPPLDRDWPLETYAQEARRLGITGALHMEVDVADAQIEAETQWLEEVAQEGVFPLKGVIAACRPEAEDFPEFLDRAASRSLVVGFRRPLHVVPDALSQTETFRANLRLLADKDLPFDLCVLARQLPLAIDLVDAAPNVRFVLDHCGVPDIAGGGWEPWAEALADLARRPNVSAKISGVIAYGGEDWTLDELRRWVDHTAQSFGPERICWGGDWPVCTLGGGLSTWVAATRAIVSGWSGDERAALYKGNAARIWKL
- a CDS encoding extracellular solute-binding protein translates to MITLKGMTWDHPRGYDPLAALSQEWEAARGVRITWDRRSLQDFESYPVLDLAKAYDLIIIDHPHVGQITQEGCLVPLPEAPEIAAGSLGHSFESYTWDGQQWAWPVDAAAQVQAVRPDLCAPVADWDAVMRLAAEGRVMIPLRPPHVLMSFYTLCANLGHPCRVTRDAPFVDRAGGRDALALLRDLAQRVDPACYEMDPIEVLAHMAQSDRIACAPLIYGYISYALPGAKPHRVTFHDIPEAAPGAGPKGSALGGTGLAVSAFGQHPEAAIAFARHAAGPEAQAGLWASAGGQAGHRDAWTSAEVDAGAGSFYSGTLATLDAAWMRPRHDGYMPFQQAASERLNAALKDGAFEAAMDDLDQLFAETF